From a single Paenibacillus sp. FSL W8-0426 genomic region:
- a CDS encoding LuxR C-terminal-related transcriptional regulator — translation MRANPDIMKYKLEVPEPRKHWINRKLIQPPSAGDLPQGITLITAPAGSGKTTAMTQIAHSGNHQIAWYALDEHDNDLRRFWRYLVHMLHPYLTAGASDRLLSLLAEYADRSLKPFLDQYLNDVYDIQPSICVVLDDYHVIWNEEIHETLNYWLHHLPANIHVLIGSRSEPPLKGWQTWNVKGKLRKVNALQLAFTAEQAQEMCKTILGGELPKEWVNVLIKRTEGWAAGLQLALISLQQRPSGEWADWVRHLDMDQYIEQYLLEEIWNGLDEQVQRFLLETSALARFNAMLCEEVTGLAECGEKLEFLQSNGLFLIPLEGGYFRYHHLVGHFYETRLRERSPERWLELKRNTSKAYARMGWHEEAVEFAFAGKAYDAASAILEEHLHGFVQRGEFSLLHDWLARFPAKFPVSDRIRLVRVFVSSVLGKHEDARTMMETMENELFGTPLQPEQLELLSGLFFVKGNAAFHSGQFQEWFRFAESFQLRLPQDPVFFDFNYNFNQPLVRYTTFGLGGVLTETTAELGQRITTILEQNGWEESLMCQYVMQSLVEGYYEWNDLDRCRTLLDRITAKGRYLKVPGLFVPVRLMMARLSVASGDRAGARVIVEQTLQRMDRVSDMPWHRSLITFLAEMDLAEGAVDQAEMRFKEIHLSPDHRVHLGSIQETLVLARLLLAQGRADEGQRLLMQLSLLAEESGMANVAVSSSVLQAWGDLVQGKRKQAAERISTALQRVMPFRYTRTFVDEGGWMQRLLEEMMVHSAFDNQPALKSYAAELLSVLKAEGNGEAAEAQLDIDGYELTAKEIEMVKLLHLGCMNREIADQMGLSPGTVKVYLNRIYNKLGVRTRTQAVLVTTPVPLAYPPYPG, via the coding sequence TTGAGAGCGAACCCCGACATCATGAAATACAAATTGGAAGTCCCCGAACCCCGTAAACATTGGATAAACCGAAAGCTGATTCAACCACCTTCAGCAGGAGATTTGCCTCAAGGAATCACCTTGATCACCGCACCTGCCGGGAGTGGGAAAACAACAGCGATGACGCAGATCGCGCACAGCGGCAATCACCAGATCGCATGGTATGCGCTGGATGAACATGATAATGATTTGCGGAGATTTTGGCGTTACCTCGTACATATGCTGCATCCCTACCTGACGGCGGGCGCGAGTGACCGTCTGTTATCGCTGCTTGCGGAGTATGCCGATCGCTCGTTGAAACCGTTTCTGGACCAGTATCTTAACGATGTATACGATATCCAACCATCGATTTGTGTTGTCCTTGATGATTATCATGTAATCTGGAATGAAGAGATTCATGAAACCCTGAATTACTGGCTTCATCATTTGCCGGCGAACATTCACGTCCTGATCGGTTCACGTTCAGAACCGCCCCTTAAGGGATGGCAGACGTGGAACGTCAAGGGCAAACTGCGAAAAGTCAATGCACTCCAATTGGCGTTTACGGCCGAACAGGCGCAGGAAATGTGCAAAACGATCCTGGGTGGAGAACTTCCCAAGGAATGGGTGAATGTGCTGATCAAGCGCACGGAAGGCTGGGCTGCCGGTCTTCAGCTGGCGTTGATTTCCCTTCAGCAGCGGCCAAGCGGGGAGTGGGCCGATTGGGTTCGGCATCTCGATATGGACCAATATATTGAACAATATCTGTTGGAAGAGATATGGAACGGATTGGATGAACAGGTCCAACGTTTTTTGCTGGAAACGTCCGCTTTGGCCAGATTCAATGCCATGTTGTGCGAGGAGGTAACCGGTCTTGCGGAATGCGGAGAAAAGTTGGAATTTTTGCAAAGTAATGGCTTGTTCCTGATCCCCCTTGAAGGAGGGTACTTTCGTTATCATCATTTGGTCGGCCATTTTTACGAAACGAGGTTAAGAGAGCGTTCCCCGGAGCGCTGGCTTGAATTAAAGCGGAATACCAGCAAGGCTTATGCACGCATGGGCTGGCATGAAGAAGCGGTGGAATTTGCTTTTGCAGGCAAAGCTTATGATGCAGCCTCCGCAATCCTGGAGGAGCATCTTCATGGATTCGTTCAGCGGGGGGAATTTTCCCTGCTCCATGATTGGCTTGCGCGCTTCCCGGCAAAGTTTCCGGTGTCAGACCGGATCAGGCTGGTCCGTGTTTTCGTAAGCTCGGTGCTGGGCAAGCACGAGGATGCGCGTACGATGATGGAAACGATGGAAAATGAATTGTTCGGAACACCTTTGCAGCCGGAACAGTTGGAGCTCTTGAGCGGACTGTTTTTCGTCAAAGGAAATGCGGCGTTTCATTCTGGCCAATTCCAGGAATGGTTTCGGTTTGCCGAATCTTTTCAGCTTCGGCTTCCGCAGGACCCGGTTTTTTTCGATTTTAATTATAACTTCAACCAGCCCCTCGTCCGCTATACTACCTTTGGCCTCGGGGGCGTCTTGACAGAAACGACGGCAGAGCTGGGGCAAAGGATAACAACGATCCTGGAACAGAATGGATGGGAAGAATCGCTGATGTGCCAATATGTCATGCAGTCATTGGTCGAGGGATACTACGAGTGGAATGATCTGGATCGATGCAGAACGCTGTTGGACCGAATTACGGCAAAGGGGCGTTATTTGAAGGTTCCGGGATTGTTCGTTCCCGTCCGTTTGATGATGGCCCGGTTAAGTGTGGCGTCGGGAGACCGTGCAGGTGCCAGAGTGATCGTCGAACAGACGCTTCAGCGAATGGATCGCGTATCCGACATGCCATGGCATCGGTCTTTAATAACGTTTCTTGCCGAAATGGACCTGGCAGAAGGAGCCGTGGATCAGGCTGAAATGCGTTTCAAGGAGATACACCTTTCCCCGGATCATCGGGTACATCTAGGGTCGATTCAAGAGACCCTTGTTCTTGCAAGGCTGCTGCTTGCCCAGGGCAGGGCGGATGAAGGACAGAGGCTGCTGATGCAGCTTTCCCTGCTGGCAGAGGAATCGGGTATGGCCAACGTGGCCGTTTCGTCATCGGTCCTGCAAGCTTGGGGGGATCTGGTTCAAGGCAAAAGAAAACAAGCGGCAGAACGCATCTCTACTGCCCTTCAACGTGTGATGCCATTTCGTTATACCCGTACTTTCGTGGATGAAGGAGGCTGGATGCAAAGGTTATTGGAAGAAATGATGGTCCATTCGGCATTCGATAACCAACCTGCGTTGAAATCCTACGCCGCCGAGCTGTTGTCCGTCCTGAAAGCGGAAGGGAATGGCGAAGCAGCAGAGGCGCAGCTTGACATCGACGGTTATGAACTGACCGCCAAAGAAATCGAGATGGTCAAACTGCTTCATCTGGGTTGCATGAATCGCGAGATCGCGGATCAGATGGGGCTTTCGCCGGGCACGGTCAAGGTGTACCTGAACCGAATCTACAACAAGCTTGGCGTGCGCACCCGGACGCAGGCTGTTCTGGTAACCACTCCGGTACCTCTCGCTTACCCGCCTTATCCAGGATAG
- a CDS encoding FtsX-like permease family protein, giving the protein MSFPQFAFNNIRRNGRAYIAFFLSSVVMVMIFFAYAMFIYHPSVKAMPMGETTSVGMGIASGIVYVFAIFFVIYSIGAFLKSRNKEFGILTILGAAPGQIRRLIMLENMLIGAVSIVAGIAGGMLLSKLFLMVATRFIGMEDLPFYFPLKAIGLTVGAFMLLFVGVSLFTLAFIGNRRALDLLTGTSRPKKEPRVSWLFSLIGAGLLATGFIALYDDLQEVNILIAAISGIAGTYFFYSQLSVLVMRLLKRSRRWGWKGTRLLWVSEMAYKIKDNARMLFMVTVVIALASMSAVVILSLDQDNREKFRESEFPVQYRIYDAEEGEDFGIIDSVFKQAGVNYERAYVHYDWGVAEGSHTALLSLSDYNRINALRGKQAEQLASGKGIFIDSRNSAEMDSHTTFHSYAAGDMMTLQQESGSTHVQIDKSIKDTMYWDTMFASSVLVLPDEDFSQVGEKNSGANVLLYSVPSWGKDIPANHSPEARISRELQALDDDIQMDPEKYDFSGYMATRYANFENTREATSIITFLGVMIGLVFSISSASFLYFRLHTDLEADGRMVHGLSKIGLSFQEMKRSSTVQIAILFFFPMLTAIVETLVVVKPFLTQFGVTDYTVPVLSVFGAFLGLQTLYFFIIRGRYISSLRKKMV; this is encoded by the coding sequence ATGAGCTTTCCTCAGTTCGCGTTTAACAACATTCGCCGCAACGGGCGGGCGTACATTGCTTTTTTCCTGAGCAGTGTCGTGATGGTCATGATCTTTTTTGCCTATGCGATGTTTATCTATCATCCTTCGGTGAAGGCTATGCCCATGGGAGAGACGACATCAGTGGGGATGGGGATTGCATCAGGCATTGTATACGTGTTTGCCATCTTTTTTGTCATCTATTCGATCGGCGCATTCCTGAAGTCCAGAAATAAGGAGTTCGGCATTTTAACGATTCTTGGTGCCGCGCCGGGCCAGATCCGGCGCTTGATCATGCTGGAAAATATGCTGATCGGAGCCGTGTCGATCGTGGCGGGCATCGCCGGCGGCATGCTTTTATCCAAATTGTTTCTCATGGTGGCCACCCGTTTCATTGGCATGGAGGATCTGCCGTTCTATTTTCCACTGAAGGCGATTGGACTGACGGTAGGGGCGTTTATGCTTTTGTTTGTCGGCGTTTCGCTCTTTACCCTGGCGTTTATTGGAAACAGGCGCGCGCTGGATCTATTGACCGGAACGAGCAGGCCGAAAAAAGAACCGAGGGTGTCATGGCTGTTCTCGCTGATCGGCGCTGGATTGCTGGCGACCGGGTTCATTGCACTGTACGATGACCTGCAAGAGGTGAACATTTTGATCGCTGCGATTAGCGGCATTGCGGGAACGTACTTCTTTTACTCCCAGCTCTCGGTATTGGTCATGCGATTATTGAAGCGAAGCCGGCGTTGGGGATGGAAGGGGACACGCCTCTTGTGGGTGTCGGAAATGGCGTACAAAATCAAGGATAACGCACGTATGCTGTTCATGGTTACGGTCGTGATCGCCCTGGCTTCGATGAGCGCCGTCGTCATTTTATCGCTGGACCAGGATAATCGGGAGAAGTTTCGGGAAAGCGAGTTCCCGGTTCAGTACCGTATCTATGATGCTGAGGAAGGCGAGGATTTTGGCATCATTGATTCTGTTTTCAAACAGGCAGGCGTAAATTATGAACGAGCTTACGTACATTATGATTGGGGCGTAGCGGAGGGCAGCCATACGGCACTGTTGTCGCTCAGCGATTACAATCGCATCAATGCACTTCGCGGAAAGCAGGCTGAGCAGCTCGCGTCCGGCAAAGGGATATTTATCGACTCGCGCAATTCTGCGGAAATGGACAGCCATACGACATTTCATTCTTATGCAGCCGGTGACATGATGACGCTCCAGCAGGAATCGGGTTCAACCCACGTTCAGATTGACAAGTCGATAAAGGACACTATGTATTGGGATACCATGTTTGCTTCAAGCGTATTGGTTCTGCCGGATGAGGACTTTTCACAAGTGGGAGAAAAGAATTCCGGAGCCAACGTTTTGTTGTACAGCGTTCCGTCATGGGGCAAAGACATACCTGCCAACCATTCGCCTGAGGCGCGGATTAGCAGGGAATTGCAGGCATTGGACGACGACATACAAATGGATCCCGAGAAATACGATTTTTCCGGGTACATGGCAACCCGATACGCCAACTTTGAAAATACGCGGGAAGCCACCTCGATCATTACGTTTCTGGGTGTGATGATCGGTCTTGTGTTCTCCATCTCTTCGGCAAGCTTCCTGTACTTCAGGCTGCATACCGATCTGGAGGCGGACGGGAGGATGGTGCATGGCTTGTCGAAAATCGGTTTGAGTTTTCAGGAGATGAAACGTTCGTCCACCGTGCAGATTGCGATCCTGTTTTTCTTCCCGATGCTGACGGCCATCGTTGAAACGCTGGTTGTGGTCAAACCGTTTCTGACCCAATTCGGCGTTACGGATTATACGGTGCCCGTTTTGAGCGTCTTCGGGGCGTTCCTCGGCTTGCAGACCCTTTACTTTTTCATCATTCGTGGTCGCTATATTTCCTCCTTGCGCAAAAAGATGGTATGA
- a CDS encoding ABC transporter ATP-binding protein, producing MDMLQVTALNKTYPGKVQTQALSDIHLSIRQGEFVGIMGPSGSGKTTLLNMVSTIDDPSSGEVKINGQNPFAMKRKELAKFRRRELGFVFQDFNLLDTLTVAENIVLPLTLDNVSLKEMENRLEAITTRLGIDQIRNKRIFEISGGQRQRTAIARAIINRPSLVLADEPTGALDSASSQAVMEALEQINQQEKTTIMLVTHDPLAASYCDRIVFIKDGRLAAEVHRGDNRQTFFQRIIDTLSFWGGNSHELSSVRV from the coding sequence ATGGATATGCTTCAAGTTACGGCTTTAAACAAAACCTACCCGGGAAAGGTGCAGACCCAAGCCCTTAGCGATATACATCTGAGCATCCGGCAAGGGGAGTTCGTCGGCATTATGGGACCTTCGGGGAGTGGAAAAACAACGCTGCTCAACATGGTCTCGACGATTGACGACCCAAGCTCGGGCGAGGTGAAGATCAATGGACAAAACCCGTTTGCGATGAAAAGAAAGGAGCTGGCCAAATTCCGCCGCCGTGAGCTCGGATTTGTGTTTCAGGATTTCAACCTGCTCGACACGTTGACCGTGGCCGAAAACATCGTGCTTCCCTTGACGCTGGACAACGTCAGCCTGAAAGAGATGGAGAACAGGCTGGAAGCGATCACGACCCGGCTGGGGATCGATCAGATTCGGAACAAACGCATCTTCGAAATTTCCGGCGGCCAACGGCAGCGGACGGCCATCGCCAGGGCGATCATCAACAGACCGTCCCTGGTGCTTGCGGACGAGCCGACGGGAGCGCTCGACTCGGCATCATCCCAGGCCGTCATGGAAGCGCTGGAGCAGATCAACCAGCAGGAAAAAACGACGATCATGCTGGTGACGCATGATCCGCTTGCGGCCAGTTACTGTGACCGCATCGTATTCATCAAAGATGGCCGGCTCGCGGCCGAAGTGCACCGGGGTGACAACCGCCAGACGTTTTTCCAGCGCATCATCGACACGTTATCTTTCTGGGGAGGGAATTCGCATGAGCTTTCCTCAGTTCGCGTTTAA
- a CDS encoding sensor histidine kinase, whose product MRLFLKDHRLLLGCYVAQMLLVPCVYWVSGEKRPPSIMLYGVLLGTAVLAVYLVVRYIQLREVYLALQEPERLVREPYHSLGDAELALATRNLVSELERRQQNEINELRARSEQQTVFMNRWVHQMKTPLSIIQLTLEDVEDETAGSIQDELDKLRKGLEMVLHSSRLEQFEGDFRVERISLLESVKASIAENRRLFIRKGVIPVIHIEPKWQIYSDTKWLRFMLTQILTNAVNYSEGGSDKKITLTAYSQNDRIILDIQDQGIGISAEDIQRVFHPYFTGERGRQYHESTGMGLYLVREISKRLDNRVELFSGPEEGTLVRFSWDMAK is encoded by the coding sequence ATGAGGCTTTTTCTGAAAGACCACCGCCTTCTGCTCGGATGTTATGTTGCTCAAATGCTGCTTGTTCCGTGTGTATACTGGGTTTCCGGCGAAAAGAGGCCGCCAAGCATCATGCTGTACGGCGTACTGCTTGGCACCGCGGTGCTTGCGGTGTATCTGGTCGTGCGCTATATCCAGCTTCGTGAAGTGTACCTTGCGCTTCAGGAGCCGGAACGGCTCGTTCGCGAACCGTATCATTCGCTCGGCGATGCGGAGCTTGCGCTCGCAACCCGGAATCTGGTATCTGAACTGGAACGCCGGCAGCAGAACGAAATCAATGAACTGCGTGCACGGAGCGAACAGCAGACCGTGTTCATGAACCGCTGGGTGCATCAAATGAAAACGCCGTTATCCATCATTCAGCTCACGTTGGAGGATGTGGAAGACGAGACCGCCGGCAGCATTCAGGACGAATTGGACAAATTGCGCAAAGGGCTGGAAATGGTGCTGCACTCGTCCAGGCTGGAACAGTTCGAAGGAGACTTCCGGGTAGAGCGAATTTCGTTGCTGGAGAGTGTCAAAGCCAGCATCGCCGAAAACCGCCGCCTGTTTATCCGTAAGGGAGTGATACCGGTAATCCATATTGAACCGAAATGGCAAATATATAGCGATACCAAATGGCTGCGCTTTATGTTGACTCAGATTTTAACCAATGCCGTCAACTATTCGGAGGGCGGTTCGGACAAAAAGATCACGTTGACCGCTTATTCGCAAAATGATCGCATCATTTTGGACATCCAGGATCAGGGCATCGGTATTTCGGCCGAAGACATTCAGCGGGTGTTCCATCCGTATTTTACGGGGGAGCGCGGCAGGCAGTATCATGAATCGACGGGGATGGGCCTGTATTTGGTACGTGAAATCAGCAAACGCCTCGACAACCGGGTCGAATTGTTTTCTGGGCCGGAGGAAGGCACCCTGGTGCGATTCAGTTGGGATATGGCGAAATGA
- a CDS encoding response regulator transcription factor — MQSILLVEDDTKLAGLLAAYLTRNGFQVHMVRDFRDVLHEFAERGPDLVLMDVNLPQYDGFYWCRQIRTHSICPILFISARDSGMDQVMALENGADDYITKPFQYEVVLAKIRSQLRRAYGTYAAVQQEPKIANGALVLYPERYVLEHQGNSVELTQKEAALMEVLMNKAGRVVGRDRLLDVMWEDQHFIDDNTLNVYITRVRRKLKELGAGDALETVRGVGYRLLDLDGEWGGGA; from the coding sequence ATGCAATCGATTTTGTTGGTTGAGGACGATACCAAGCTTGCCGGGCTGCTGGCCGCATATTTGACCCGTAACGGGTTTCAGGTGCATATGGTGCGGGATTTTCGCGATGTTTTGCATGAATTTGCTGAACGGGGACCCGATCTGGTATTGATGGATGTGAACTTACCGCAATATGACGGCTTTTATTGGTGCAGGCAAATCCGCACGCATTCGATCTGTCCGATCCTGTTCATTTCCGCGCGCGACAGCGGCATGGATCAGGTGATGGCATTGGAAAACGGAGCGGACGACTATATCACGAAGCCGTTTCAATACGAAGTCGTGCTTGCCAAAATCAGAAGCCAGCTGCGCAGAGCCTATGGAACGTATGCCGCCGTTCAGCAAGAACCGAAAATCGCGAATGGCGCGTTGGTGCTGTATCCGGAACGATACGTGCTGGAGCATCAAGGAAACTCGGTCGAATTGACGCAGAAGGAAGCAGCGCTTATGGAGGTGCTTATGAACAAGGCGGGACGGGTCGTCGGCCGGGATAGGTTGCTCGATGTGATGTGGGAGGACCAGCATTTCATCGACGACAACACGCTCAACGTGTATATTACGCGGGTACGCCGAAAATTGAAAGAGCTCGGAGCGGGAGATGCGCTGGAAACGGTGCGGGGTGTGGGATATCGCTTGCTTGACCTTGATGGCGAATGGGGAGGAGGCGCATGA
- a CDS encoding sugar kinase, whose amino-acid sequence MRWGHSGQNAGAPAAEQGRMTENKLVLIKRKTRLEELVVRYNTVQQAQFYIERMGADFSDYMEEDRRYQQAVLQVRQQLAQLGRVQVVEREHVPNFIFGEQDIVVVVGQDGLVANTLKYVTGQPLIGVNPDPLRWEGVLLPFTTEDLGLIIPDVMQKRRQVKEVTLAKAELNDGQVLYGVNDLFIGRKTHVSARYEMHLGPAHERQSSSGIIVSTGMGSTGWFKSVLAGASGITRSEAWMQLQDREHGNEDSDKTYRQTASISSPFGWDAPYLYFTVREPFPSRTTSADLVFGQIHSRQPLRIVSQMPEDGVIFSDGVEQDFLEFNSGIEATISLAEKRGQLVI is encoded by the coding sequence ATGAGATGGGGACACAGCGGACAGAACGCCGGAGCGCCAGCTGCGGAACAGGGGCGAATGACCGAAAACAAGCTGGTTCTTATCAAACGCAAAACAAGGCTTGAGGAACTGGTCGTCAGGTACAATACTGTGCAGCAAGCCCAATTTTATATCGAGCGGATGGGTGCGGACTTCAGCGATTACATGGAAGAAGACCGACGTTATCAGCAGGCGGTGTTGCAAGTCAGGCAGCAGCTGGCGCAGCTTGGGCGAGTGCAGGTCGTCGAGCGGGAGCACGTGCCCAACTTCATTTTTGGCGAGCAGGATATCGTTGTCGTTGTCGGTCAGGACGGCCTGGTGGCAAACACGCTCAAGTATGTCACGGGCCAGCCCTTGATTGGCGTCAATCCGGATCCTTTGCGATGGGAAGGCGTGTTGTTGCCTTTTACGACCGAGGATCTGGGGCTGATCATCCCGGATGTCATGCAAAAGCGCCGTCAGGTAAAGGAAGTGACGCTGGCCAAGGCCGAACTGAACGACGGGCAGGTGCTGTACGGCGTCAACGATTTGTTCATTGGCCGCAAAACCCATGTTTCCGCCAGATATGAAATGCATCTTGGCCCGGCCCATGAGCGGCAATCTTCCAGCGGCATCATCGTGTCGACGGGCATGGGATCGACGGGCTGGTTCAAAAGCGTGCTGGCCGGGGCATCCGGCATCACTCGTTCCGAGGCCTGGATGCAGCTGCAGGACAGGGAGCATGGAAATGAAGACTCGGATAAAACCTATCGCCAAACAGCTTCCATCAGCAGCCCATTCGGCTGGGATGCACCGTATTTGTATTTCACGGTGCGCGAGCCGTTTCCGAGCCGAACGACGTCGGCAGACCTTGTCTTCGGGCAGATCCATTCGCGCCAGCCCCTGCGCATTGTATCGCAGATGCCGGAGGATGGGGTTATTTTCAGCGATGGGGTGGAGCAGGACTTCCTGGAATTCAATTCAGGCATCGAAGCGACGATCAGCCTTGCGGAGAAGCGTGGGCAATTGGTGATCTAA
- a CDS encoding SPFH domain-containing protein, which yields MFGFRFVKFQPSEYVMKIKNGKVQRQGVGLSFYYYEPTTSVVVLPVSSVDVPFMFEEITADYQTVTVQGQLSYRIVDYMKITQSLNYAYNLRKHQHISDDPGKLDQRVITIAKVLTKKHLEQMPLRQAIQSSERLARNMKQEVAQSEELEKLGVELMGLSILAILPNKETMRALEAQAREEILRQADEALYVRRNASIEQERKVKENELNTEIAVETKKRQIRETQLQAERSVRQKQNEMQQEQLQFDTGMEERKRQLIELTVANQNAEADAKAYALAAVMKSLQDVEPAVLQAMANMGMNSDKLIALAFQELAENAGKIGQLNISPDLLQGLMSPSAREQGGRAR from the coding sequence ATGTTTGGTTTTCGCTTCGTCAAGTTTCAGCCCAGCGAGTACGTAATGAAGATCAAGAACGGTAAAGTACAGCGTCAGGGCGTAGGTTTGTCGTTCTATTACTATGAGCCGACGACTTCGGTCGTGGTGCTGCCGGTTTCGTCCGTGGATGTGCCTTTTATGTTCGAAGAGATTACCGCCGATTATCAGACGGTTACCGTTCAGGGGCAGTTAAGCTATCGGATCGTGGATTACATGAAAATTACCCAGAGCCTCAATTATGCCTATAATTTGCGCAAACACCAGCATATTTCCGACGATCCCGGCAAGCTGGACCAGCGGGTGATCACGATCGCCAAAGTGCTGACCAAAAAACATCTGGAACAGATGCCCTTGCGCCAAGCCATCCAGTCGAGCGAACGGCTGGCGCGCAATATGAAACAAGAGGTGGCCCAGAGCGAAGAATTGGAGAAGCTTGGCGTGGAATTAATGGGGCTGTCCATTCTGGCCATTCTGCCCAATAAGGAGACGATGCGTGCCTTGGAAGCACAGGCGAGGGAAGAGATTTTGCGCCAGGCCGACGAAGCGCTGTATGTACGTCGCAATGCCTCCATCGAGCAGGAACGCAAAGTGAAGGAAAACGAATTGAATACGGAGATCGCGGTGGAAACGAAAAAGCGGCAAATTCGTGAAACCCAGTTGCAGGCAGAGCGTTCGGTAAGGCAGAAGCAGAACGAGATGCAGCAGGAGCAGCTGCAGTTCGACACAGGCATGGAGGAGCGCAAGCGGCAGCTCATCGAGCTGACGGTGGCGAATCAGAACGCCGAAGCGGACGCGAAGGCATATGCGCTCGCGGCCGTCATGAAATCGCTGCAGGATGTGGAACCGGCCGTGCTGCAGGCGATGGCCAACATGGGCATGAATTCGGATAAGCTGATCGCGCTTGCGTTTCAGGAGCTTGCGGAGAATGCCGGCAAAATCGGGCAGCTGAACATCTCGCCGGACCTGTTGCAAGGACTGATGTCCCCGTCTGCGCGCGAGCAGGGAGGCCGGGCAAGATGA
- a CDS encoding accessory gene regulator B family protein gives MILERLSRRIALSIKAADPEGPGTVEILEYELGLRLNWYTGLLLTILLGLAFGTFIGALIALFSFVMLRKFSGGVHLPITICSVVTGVVAAIIPLIHLNVEAMLVLNAISLIIVLLYAPNEFEYVNPTSWDRWLKWISAGLVVANFAVKSSEITWAFFIQAILILPVWTKREGGD, from the coding sequence GTGATATTAGAGCGGTTGTCGAGGCGTATCGCGCTAAGCATAAAAGCAGCTGATCCTGAAGGACCTGGAACCGTTGAAATTTTGGAGTACGAGCTGGGCCTTCGTCTTAACTGGTATACAGGGTTGTTATTGACAATCCTTTTAGGTTTGGCATTCGGGACGTTTATCGGAGCTCTGATCGCTCTGTTTTCATTTGTGATGCTGAGAAAGTTTTCAGGCGGAGTGCATCTGCCGATAACGATCTGCTCTGTTGTAACGGGAGTTGTTGCGGCGATCATTCCGTTGATCCATTTGAATGTAGAAGCCATGCTTGTACTGAATGCAATCAGTCTTATTATTGTATTGCTTTATGCGCCAAACGAATTTGAGTATGTCAATCCAACATCGTGGGATCGATGGCTGAAATGGATTTCAGCCGGGCTCGTAGTCGCCAATTTTGCAGTCAAGTCATCAGAAATAACATGGGCATTTTTTATTCAAGCCATTCTCATCCTTCCAGTATGGACCAAACGGGAAGGAGGTGATTAA
- a CDS encoding stalk domain-containing protein, with protein MKNNTFKGIIIGASATLLLTSGIAYAADYPFSKKLTAVYNNIKVIVDGVAITPKDANGNTIEPFIVDGTTYLPIRGISSALGKDVSWDRTTATVSIGKQQGTGKIVGLHQLTPWEGKFEWDDKLTAFEILQEKIQPSLNLRSNGDQAVYLLKGKYKTISGNYAVSDKLEDGYLRSVVITVDDQKIYESPTLSRGMEPINFNVDVVGGNKLTIEFNTHGTPSSSEPSKLWDVKLTELN; from the coding sequence TTGAAGAACAACACGTTCAAAGGAATTATAATAGGTGCTTCTGCAACCCTTCTACTAACCTCTGGGATTGCTTATGCAGCTGACTATCCTTTCAGTAAGAAACTGACTGCAGTGTACAACAACATTAAAGTAATTGTAGACGGCGTAGCAATAACACCAAAAGATGCAAACGGAAATACGATCGAGCCTTTCATTGTAGACGGTACTACATATCTGCCAATCCGCGGTATATCTTCAGCTCTAGGAAAAGATGTTAGTTGGGATCGGACGACTGCCACTGTCTCCATTGGAAAACAACAGGGAACTGGTAAAATTGTTGGCTTGCACCAACTCACTCCTTGGGAAGGCAAGTTTGAATGGGATGATAAATTAACAGCCTTTGAAATTCTACAAGAAAAGATTCAACCATCGTTAAACTTACGTTCAAATGGGGATCAGGCAGTGTATTTATTAAAAGGAAAATATAAAACGATTTCAGGAAATTACGCAGTATCAGACAAACTGGAAGACGGTTATCTTCGTTCAGTAGTAATCACTGTTGATGACCAAAAAATCTATGAATCCCCGACTCTTTCAAGAGGGATGGAACCGATAAATTTTAATGTTGATGTAGTAGGCGGGAATAAATTGACGATAGAGTTTAACACGCATGGAACGCCTTCTTCATCGGAGCCTTCCAAACTTTGGGATGTTAAACTCACCGAACTCAACTAA